In Limnochordia bacterium, a genomic segment contains:
- a CDS encoding recombinase family protein yields MKKLYLYIRLSDADDDLKFKTESESIANQRTLLYRFVQARREFDGYEVVEFIDDGYSGTNGNRPSFERMIESLKNGEANVVICKDFSRFFRDYVEIGDYLERIFPFLGVRFIAVNDGYDSDDYKGSTAGMEVVMKYIVYSYYSRDLSQKIKTVMSTRKSKGEFVASQAPYGYMKDPDVKRKIIPNPDTAPVVRKIFDLALEGKTPAEIAVVLNDYKLETPSAYFMRMNPGSKKFRTSSQEACWTSNNVREILKRREYTGVMVMNQRRWKGLDNPRTVWTDESEWQIIPDCHEAIISESEYEEAQKVFRKIRKGYDRSPNQYLLRSLVHCGACGRAMQRQKHSPVIYYTCLKSVSNRETACPVGERFIEADLERIVKNDLLEKLRLLVDVDDRLYAAAAASEGTEENIRFRLEQIEKCMKQISVSRVSAYERYAEGRLQRDIYLMERDKLNAENDRLSAEKERLEKEHLSLSQSRDRELTETCDMARRTLTADELTNDMLLFFIDHVNVYSGMRVEIIYRFSDEIARLIEPENTSE; encoded by the coding sequence GTGAAGAAACTGTACCTGTACATCCGCCTGTCGGATGCTGATGATGACCTGAAATTCAAGACCGAGAGCGAGAGCATCGCCAATCAGCGCACACTGCTGTATCGGTTCGTTCAAGCCCGCCGGGAGTTTGACGGCTATGAAGTGGTCGAGTTTATCGATGACGGCTACTCCGGCACCAACGGCAACCGTCCGTCCTTTGAGCGGATGATTGAAAGCCTGAAAAACGGCGAGGCAAACGTGGTTATCTGCAAGGATTTCAGCCGCTTTTTCCGCGACTATGTGGAGATCGGCGACTATCTGGAGCGCATCTTTCCGTTCCTGGGCGTTCGCTTCATTGCCGTCAACGACGGATATGACAGCGATGATTACAAGGGCTCCACGGCCGGCATGGAAGTGGTCATGAAGTACATTGTCTACTCCTATTACAGCCGAGACCTGTCCCAGAAGATCAAAACCGTCATGAGCACCAGAAAGAGCAAAGGCGAGTTCGTGGCTTCTCAAGCTCCATACGGATACATGAAAGACCCGGATGTGAAGCGGAAGATCATTCCCAATCCGGATACCGCGCCTGTGGTGCGTAAAATCTTTGACCTTGCACTGGAAGGAAAAACGCCGGCAGAGATTGCCGTTGTTCTGAACGATTATAAGCTGGAAACGCCGTCGGCCTATTTTATGCGAATGAATCCTGGGAGCAAAAAGTTCCGTACTTCCTCTCAGGAAGCCTGCTGGACTTCCAACAATGTGCGGGAGATTCTGAAGCGCCGGGAGTATACCGGTGTGATGGTCATGAATCAGCGCCGCTGGAAGGGGCTGGACAATCCACGGACGGTATGGACGGATGAGTCCGAGTGGCAGATCATCCCGGACTGCCATGAAGCCATCATCAGTGAAAGCGAATATGAAGAAGCGCAGAAGGTGTTCCGTAAAATCCGCAAGGGCTATGATCGGAGTCCCAATCAGTATCTGCTGCGCAGCCTGGTGCACTGCGGAGCCTGCGGACGCGCCATGCAGCGGCAGAAGCACTCCCCGGTGATTTACTACACCTGCCTCAAGTCTGTATCCAACAGAGAGACCGCCTGCCCGGTGGGCGAACGATTCATTGAGGCTGATCTGGAGCGCATCGTGAAGAACGACCTGCTTGAGAAGCTCCGTCTGCTGGTGGATGTAGATGATCGCCTGTATGCGGCGGCAGCTGCCAGTGAAGGCACAGAGGAAAACATCAGATTTCGGCTGGAACAGATTGAGAAATGCATGAAGCAGATCTCCGTCAGCCGGGTCAGCGCTTACGAGCGGTACGCCGAAGGGCGACTTCAGAGGGATATATACCTCATGGAACGCGATAAGCTGAACGCGGAGAACGACAGACTCAGCGCCGAGAAAGAGCGGCTGGAAAAGGAGCATTTATCCCTTTCTCAAAGCAGGGACCGTGAATTGACAGAGACCTGTGATATGGCTCGCCGGACGCTGACCGCTGACGAGCTGACCAATGACATGCTCCTGTTCTTTATCGATCACGTGAATGTGTACAGCGGCATGAGGGTGGAGATCATCTATCGTTTCTCCGATGAGATTGCCCGGTTGATCGAGCCGGAGAATACATCAGAATAA
- a CDS encoding DEAD/DEAH box helicase family protein, producing MGSNFAFLQKNAQFNSFSDACLDAEKSVAVSPATAAILARRALELAVKWLYSSDSDLKVPYQDNLSSLIHDQTFREVIEPGLFPLIKYVVKLGNMATHSNSPVSRNEVVVSLHNLHQFVSWLDYCYSPDYVDQEFREDLLPTGEEEKRSSEALTRLYDELGAKDRKLESMVAANEELRKRLTEVRQQNVQAHDFHVVEISEFQTRKQYIDVELKDAGWVFGVDCIEEYELQGMPYGTGTGYADYVLFGDNGKPLAVVEAKKASINPDKGKHQATLYADCLERRFGRRPIIFYTNGFKTYIWDDVFYPERHVSGFYSKEDLQLCVDRRQHRLPLDKVRINDAITDRYYQKEAIKAVCETFSQGYRKSLLVMATGSGKTRVAISLVDVLSRHGWVKNALFLADRTALVRQAKGSFNALLPSLSLCNLLDSKDNPDSRMVFSTYPTMMNAIDDTKLEDDQRLFTVGHFDLIIIDEAHRSVFKKYRAIFDYFDALVVGLTATPKDDVDRNTYEVFEMEDNVPTYAYELAEAVRDGYLVPYNTVETTVKFLEQGIHYDELSDEEKELYEDTFGEEGELPDFISGDSLNTWLFNDNTIDKVLALVMEKGIKVEGGDKLGKTIIFAKNHNHAVHIVERFNRLYPHYKGGFAKVIDNKTDYAQDLIDRFSLVGSMPQIAVSVDMLDTGIDVPEVVNLVFFKKVRSKAKFWQMIGRGTRLCPDLFGPGLDKESFLIFDFCGNFEFFRATPHGKEVKGTMGLTERIFNTKLELIYELQHLDYQEEKYDQYRETLVSDLVEEIKSLNTESFVVKQKLWYVEKYRTESQWQSLTVVEVEEIKENLGPLIPPAADEEMAKRFDNLMYTLQLALVLGKSITKGKNEVIRTAKVLSVQGTIPQIRAQRRIIAEVQTEQFWTGVDLLQLEQVRESLRELIRFIEHDASRIYYTNLTDEILSVQENVGEFGSSELQSYRKKVNQYLRENKNHLSIHKLRTNKPLSEEDFLALEQILWHEVGTKEDYEREFGNTPLTVLVLQVVGLDQETANEAFSEFLNDHNLDSRQIRFVKTIVDYVVKNGVIEKKALQEEPFRSIGSIVDVFPEGSARKIVSIIDRLNENAISAAGA from the coding sequence ATGGGCTCTAACTTTGCTTTTCTACAGAAGAATGCACAGTTTAATAGCTTCTCCGATGCATGTCTTGATGCGGAAAAGAGTGTGGCCGTTAGCCCAGCTACTGCTGCTATACTGGCCCGTCGCGCCTTGGAACTAGCTGTTAAGTGGCTATACAGTTCAGATAGTGATCTTAAGGTACCCTACCAGGATAACCTCTCTAGCTTGATTCATGACCAGACATTTCGGGAGGTCATCGAACCGGGCCTTTTCCCCCTAATCAAGTACGTGGTTAAACTAGGGAATATGGCTACTCACTCGAATAGTCCAGTGAGTAGGAATGAAGTGGTGGTCTCATTACACAACCTGCATCAGTTTGTTTCGTGGTTGGATTACTGCTATTCCCCGGATTATGTGGATCAGGAATTCAGAGAAGACCTTCTACCAACCGGGGAAGAAGAGAAGAGATCCTCGGAGGCGCTTACACGACTTTATGATGAGCTTGGTGCTAAGGATCGCAAGCTTGAGAGTATGGTGGCGGCCAATGAAGAGCTAAGAAAGAGACTTACCGAAGTCAGGCAGCAAAACGTTCAAGCCCATGACTTTCATGTTGTTGAGATTAGCGAGTTTCAAACCAGAAAGCAATACATTGACGTTGAGCTGAAAGATGCTGGATGGGTCTTTGGTGTAGACTGTATTGAGGAATACGAACTACAGGGTATGCCCTATGGTACAGGCACAGGCTATGCAGATTATGTTCTATTTGGAGACAACGGCAAACCTCTTGCCGTGGTGGAAGCAAAGAAGGCTAGCATAAACCCGGACAAGGGCAAACATCAGGCAACTCTTTACGCCGATTGTTTGGAGCGCAGGTTTGGTCGACGGCCCATTATCTTCTACACCAATGGCTTCAAGACATATATCTGGGACGACGTGTTTTATCCAGAAAGGCATGTTTCTGGGTTCTACTCCAAGGAGGACCTGCAGTTATGTGTTGATCGAAGGCAGCACCGATTACCCCTTGATAAAGTCAGGATTAACGATGCGATCACTGACCGCTACTACCAAAAGGAAGCCATTAAAGCCGTATGCGAAACCTTCTCCCAAGGGTACAGAAAGAGCCTATTAGTCATGGCTACCGGCAGTGGCAAAACAAGGGTAGCAATTTCTTTGGTAGATGTCCTATCGCGTCATGGTTGGGTTAAGAACGCATTATTCCTGGCGGACCGTACGGCTTTGGTTAGGCAGGCCAAGGGTAGCTTCAATGCTTTGCTTCCAAGCCTTTCCCTGTGTAACCTACTAGATAGCAAAGATAACCCCGATAGTCGCATGGTATTCTCTACTTACCCCACCATGATGAATGCCATCGATGATACAAAACTAGAGGATGACCAAAGACTCTTTACCGTAGGTCATTTTGACCTAATCATCATTGATGAGGCCCATCGGAGTGTATTCAAGAAATACAGGGCTATCTTTGATTACTTCGACGCTTTGGTAGTGGGTCTAACCGCCACACCCAAAGATGATGTGGATCGAAATACATATGAAGTCTTTGAAATGGAAGACAACGTCCCTACCTATGCCTATGAACTAGCGGAGGCGGTTAGGGACGGTTATCTCGTACCGTATAATACCGTTGAGACCACCGTGAAGTTTCTTGAACAAGGCATTCACTACGACGAACTCAGCGATGAAGAGAAGGAGCTGTATGAAGATACCTTTGGTGAAGAAGGGGAGCTCCCGGACTTTATCTCCGGGGACAGTCTGAACACTTGGCTGTTTAATGATAATACCATAGATAAGGTCCTAGCCTTGGTGATGGAAAAGGGCATTAAGGTAGAAGGCGGAGACAAACTCGGAAAGACCATTATCTTTGCCAAGAACCATAACCATGCAGTGCATATTGTAGAGCGCTTTAACAGACTATACCCCCATTATAAAGGGGGATTTGCCAAGGTCATAGATAACAAGACCGACTATGCCCAGGATTTGATCGATCGGTTCAGTCTTGTAGGTAGTATGCCCCAAATCGCCGTATCAGTAGATATGTTGGATACGGGGATTGATGTACCCGAAGTGGTTAACCTAGTCTTTTTCAAGAAGGTGAGATCAAAGGCTAAGTTCTGGCAAATGATTGGGCGGGGAACTCGCCTCTGCCCGGATCTGTTTGGCCCGGGTTTGGACAAGGAGAGCTTCCTTATCTTTGATTTCTGTGGGAACTTTGAATTCTTCCGTGCCACTCCCCACGGGAAAGAGGTAAAGGGTACTATGGGCTTGACTGAGCGAATATTCAACACCAAACTTGAGCTTATTTACGAGTTGCAGCATCTTGATTACCAGGAAGAGAAATATGATCAGTACCGGGAAACGTTAGTCTCTGACCTAGTTGAAGAGATCAAGTCATTGAATACAGAAAGCTTTGTGGTGAAGCAGAAGCTTTGGTACGTAGAGAAATACCGCACCGAATCGCAATGGCAGAGCTTAACAGTTGTTGAAGTAGAAGAAATTAAGGAGAACCTTGGGCCGTTGATTCCTCCGGCCGCAGATGAGGAGATGGCTAAACGCTTTGACAACCTCATGTATACTCTACAGCTTGCTCTAGTTTTGGGAAAGAGCATCACCAAAGGTAAGAACGAAGTGATCCGCACTGCCAAAGTACTGTCGGTGCAGGGAACGATTCCCCAGATAAGGGCTCAGCGAAGGATCATTGCGGAAGTTCAGACCGAGCAATTCTGGACTGGTGTCGACCTTCTGCAACTAGAACAGGTGCGGGAATCACTAAGGGAGCTGATCCGGTTCATTGAGCACGATGCCTCACGTATCTACTATACCAACCTTACCGATGAGATCCTTTCCGTCCAGGAGAATGTAGGGGAATTCGGTTCAAGCGAACTGCAGAGCTATCGGAAAAAGGTAAATCAGTACTTACGAGAGAATAAGAACCACTTGTCTATTCACAAATTACGGACCAACAAGCCACTGTCCGAGGAGGACTTTCTGGCCTTGGAGCAGATACTATGGCACGAAGTAGGTACCAAGGAGGATTATGAACGGGAGTTCGGTAATACGCCGTTGACAGTGCTAGTGCTACAGGTTGTAGGATTAGATCAAGAGACAGCCAATGAGGCTTTTTCAGAATTTCTAAACGATCACAACCTTGACAGCAGGCAAATACGGTTTGTGAAAACCATTGTGGATTACGTAGTTAAGAACGGAGTCATTGAGAAGAAAGCCCTCCAAGAGGAGCCCTTTCGGTCCATTGGTAGCATCGTGGATGTGTTTCCCGAAGGTAGTGCACGGAAAATCGTGTCGATTATTGACCGGTTGAATGAGAATGCTATCAGTGCCGCAGGAGCATAG
- a CDS encoding GNAT family N-acetyltransferase, producing MEAVVRIAKKEDAAALHRFLEQSYGHGRDFFYRHYPDRYRDEDDALSCFHIVVEDGQIVSNVGVFPMEVVILGEHFKCAGIGGVATHPQARGKGYMTRLLEESLRGMREEGSDFSVLWGNRQRYGSFGYELCGGQYHLVYSKRSFERGNVKPEAVMEVEPADPEVIERIRCLHQTLSCRVERPCLPSQLKRLGLRIFVGSSGYLISNREFSGDLYVEEVISPEGEEAGLIYGALNCTFGSRAHLCVEAAHSPRNSRLFGACESWSISPQAMFRIVNWSSFMLKLRPVLEQLAVDLPPFGMSIGCKDGETLDVVSVEWNGKKMTVVPKKGSGSYVELDVRELTSLVFGGPPASKDLGTFGLLLPVPVFIAQMDAI from the coding sequence ATGGAAGCAGTAGTACGAATCGCCAAGAAGGAAGATGCAGCTGCGTTGCACCGGTTTCTGGAGCAAAGCTATGGACACGGTAGGGATTTCTTCTACCGTCACTACCCAGATCGCTACCGGGATGAAGATGATGCCTTGAGCTGTTTTCACATTGTTGTGGAAGACGGTCAGATTGTCTCCAACGTTGGGGTCTTCCCAATGGAGGTCGTCATACTAGGGGAACACTTCAAATGTGCCGGAATTGGTGGGGTGGCAACTCATCCCCAAGCCCGGGGCAAGGGATATATGACTAGACTCTTGGAGGAGTCCCTCAGGGGGATGCGCGAGGAAGGCTCCGATTTTTCCGTGCTGTGGGGTAACCGCCAGCGCTATGGGAGTTTCGGATATGAACTCTGTGGTGGACAGTATCATCTAGTGTATAGCAAAAGGTCCTTTGAACGGGGCAATGTGAAGCCTGAGGCGGTGATGGAGGTTGAACCTGCTGATCCCGAAGTCATCGAGAGAATCCGTTGCTTACATCAAACGCTATCATGTCGGGTGGAACGTCCCTGTTTGCCCTCACAACTCAAACGATTAGGTTTGCGTATCTTCGTTGGTTCTAGTGGTTACTTAATCTCTAATCGGGAGTTTTCAGGTGATCTTTATGTAGAGGAAGTTATCTCTCCCGAAGGAGAAGAAGCGGGTCTGATCTATGGAGCCCTCAACTGTACTTTCGGTTCAAGGGCCCATCTCTGTGTTGAAGCTGCTCACAGTCCGAGGAATAGCCGGCTGTTTGGTGCTTGTGAAAGTTGGAGTATTAGTCCCCAAGCGATGTTTAGGATTGTGAATTGGTCAAGTTTTATGCTGAAGCTAAGACCAGTACTGGAGCAGTTAGCAGTTGACCTTCCGCCCTTTGGGATGTCCATTGGCTGCAAGGATGGCGAGACCCTGGACGTTGTTTCTGTTGAGTGGAACGGCAAGAAGATGACGGTGGTCCCGAAGAAGGGTTCAGGCTCCTATGTGGAACTAGACGTGCGTGAGCTTACCAGTCTTGTCTTTGGTGGTCCACCGGCAAGCAAGGATCTAGGTACGTTTGGTTTACTGTTACCAGTTCCTGTTTTCATTGCCCAGATGGACGCAATCTAG
- a CDS encoding restriction endonuclease subunit S translates to MPKIVRLGDVVLNLETGGRPKGGSVSKGVPSIGAEHLNNSGGFDFGNLRYVPTDYYRDLKKGKVTQEDILIVKDGATTGKVSFVRSDFPFKEAAINEHVFKITVDREHALPQYVFYYLYSPMGQNEILKDFRGATVGGITRRLLDLTTIPMPRIEVQRRVAGVLDKAQELIDKRKRQIEMLDEFLQSVFLDMFGDPVINPKGWRKQAIGELTRVETGSTPRRDRNDYYLGGRIPWVKTGEIRGLPIRQVEEYITERAILETNCKVFPKDTILVAMYGQGQTRGRAGIMKISGATNQACAAILPSPAINVDFLFKQLCFRYQEIRELGRGGNQANLNLGMVRSLEVIIPPVHLQEEFSGIVKRATTQQRLMRHSLSLMQSNLNSIMQRAFKGKLFS, encoded by the coding sequence ATGCCAAAAATAGTGAGACTGGGGGATGTAGTTCTGAACCTAGAAACGGGGGGGAGGCCAAAGGGCGGGAGTGTCTCCAAAGGGGTGCCAAGCATAGGAGCGGAACACCTGAATAACAGCGGTGGATTTGATTTTGGTAATCTGAGATATGTTCCAACCGATTATTATAGGGATCTGAAAAAGGGGAAGGTTACCCAGGAAGATATACTCATTGTCAAGGATGGTGCTACGACTGGGAAGGTCTCGTTTGTGAGGAGTGACTTTCCTTTCAAGGAAGCAGCGATTAACGAGCATGTATTCAAAATAACAGTAGATAGGGAGCATGCTCTGCCTCAATATGTCTTCTACTACCTGTATTCGCCTATGGGTCAGAATGAGATTCTGAAGGATTTCCGCGGAGCGACAGTTGGAGGTATCACGAGGAGGCTTTTAGATCTTACTACTATTCCGATGCCTCGAATTGAAGTCCAGAGAAGAGTAGCTGGAGTCTTAGATAAAGCTCAGGAGCTAATCGATAAACGCAAGCGGCAAATAGAAATGCTTGATGAGTTTCTGCAGAGTGTGTTTTTGGACATGTTTGGGGACCCAGTGATTAATCCGAAGGGTTGGAGAAAACAAGCCATTGGTGAGCTAACGAGAGTTGAGACAGGAAGTACTCCTCGGCGGGATAGGAACGACTATTACTTAGGCGGGAGGATTCCCTGGGTGAAGACAGGGGAAATACGCGGGCTTCCTATTCGCCAAGTTGAGGAATACATAACAGAAAGGGCAATTCTGGAGACCAACTGCAAGGTTTTCCCGAAAGATACGATATTAGTTGCGATGTATGGACAAGGTCAGACACGGGGCAGGGCTGGTATCATGAAGATCTCAGGGGCAACAAACCAGGCATGTGCAGCCATATTGCCCTCACCAGCAATAAACGTTGACTTTCTTTTCAAACAGCTTTGTTTCAGGTATCAGGAGATTAGAGAATTAGGTCGCGGTGGTAACCAGGCCAATCTCAATTTGGGAATGGTTAGATCTCTAGAAGTAATTATCCCGCCGGTACATTTGCAGGAGGAGTTTAGCGGAATTGTCAAAAGGGCTACGACGCAACAGAGACTGATGAGACACAGCTTATCTTTGATGCAAAGCAACTTAAACAGCATAATGCAACGGGCCTTCAAAGGAAAACTTTTTAGCTAA